CCCAACTTGCAAGAAACCTCACTCCCCAGATCCTCAGCTGTGAGGGCAGTAACCACGACCCGTTCATGTCTCGCTCCCTCTAAGGTCCCAGCTTGTGTCTCGTgcatagcagatgctcagtaaatgcccCGAATTGAACCGAGTTAAGCCAGGAAGCTTAATGTCCCACTCAATCCCAATCGATGCAGATGGATTCTGCAGGGGGGTACTCTGGGGCTCTTTGCTCGGCTTTGAGACTGCTCCACAGGCCACTTGGAGGTTTGAACGCCAGAGAGAAAAGGGGCTGGTAGCCTGAGTTaggagtgtgggggagggggatgtcATCTGCAAACGTGTCCTGGGTTCTGGCAGCTCCGTACACCCTCATTGACCCCCGACTGGGCGCAGGAGACACCGAGGGGAGCAGGGCACAGGAGTGAGCCTTGAGCAGACAGTCACGCTCCAGCGATAAACGTGCAGGACCCAGGGGCGGCGCCGAGGAGCCAGGACCAACCGTTCCTGGAGGCAGTGACGTCAGGAAAGCTCTCAGAGGGGGACATCTGTGCAGGGGTTTGAAGGATAAGCATACATTTGCCAGGCAGACAAGGGAGCAAAGGGTGTGCTGacggtggggtgggggcaggcagcCTGGAAAGGGCACGGGGCAGCAGAGCGAATGTGTGTCCTGGGGCATGGCTGCGGAATTGGAGGAGCAATGCATGTGGCATGGAGCTGACCAGGGAGGAAGTCTGGAGGTCAGTCATGGATGGTCTGGACCCCAGAGGAATGGGGCTGCGGGCAGGGGAGACATGGTTAGCTCTGCATGAAGCCGGATCACACCATCTACCAGGTGGACTAAAAGACTCAACAGGAACAGAAAGCCCAAGAGGCCTTCACGGAGGACCAGGGACCCGAGGGATAGCACCAAGGAGGGTTCCTGTTCAGAGCTCAGTTTGGGGGGAGGCAGAAAAGGCTCTTGAGGGCCCTGGCTGCTGCAAATCTTCTCCACAAATCGTTATTTTACCTTCAAAGCTTTAGCAAAGCACGTGAACAGTTGGAACAGCACGGTCCATGGACAGTCATCAGCCCCTCCCTGTGCAGTTCTCAAAATGCTCTTGGGTCCATCATCTCCTCTGAACCTCCGCGtaaccccactttacagacaggGAAATTGAGGCCCCGTGAGGTCACACTGAGGTTAGCAGGGTGCCAGGCTAGAACCAGGGAGCAGTTCCATCTCAGCCCTGGGCGTCGGGCTCAAAGCCCACTTCCTTATCTGGGAGGGGGTCCCCAGGGCCGTCGGGCAGCCCATAGTACAAATCTTCCTCTTCCCGCTCTGGCTCCTCTGCACCTGTGTCCgaagcctcctcttcctcctcctcctctgtcctcgGGGACCGCTGCCAGGAGCTGGACAGGGCTGCCTCCCGCCACTGCCCCTCTGGCGGCCTGTCCTCCGACGTGGGGGCGTCGATGAGGGCAAAGTCGTGGAAGGGGTCCAGCCGGCACCTGCAGGCCGGCGGCTGCTCCCCCTCAGGTGGAGATGGGCGGGGGCTGCCACCCTCACTGGAGCCCGTGTCCAGGTCATCTGGGAAGGAAGCCAAGGGTGCAGAGCCCTGCGGACAGGCCGGGGGGCTGCGGGGCAAAGACCAAGAGAGTGAGGGAAACTCGGTGCCAGACTGCCTGAGTCCAAATCTACAGGGCCCGGGGCAGGTGAGGTCGCCTGTCTGGACCTCTTTGTCCTCCCCTGCACCGTAGGGGGACAGCACTCACACCTGCGGTCATCTCTGAGGACAAGGTGTGCAGGTTGCTTTGCACAGGGCCTCgcacagagtaggtactcaagAAATGGGCACATGCTAGGAGCCAAACCAGGCAGCTCCTCCACTTCCCCACTCAGGGGTCTCCACTGGGCCTTCACACCCGGGTTTCATTTCTGCCCCTTGTCCGCCTCCCCCACTGGACTAGGAGCTCCTGGAGGGTGGGGGGCGTCAAGGCCTGGCAGGGAATAGGTGCTCAGAAATGTTGGTAGGAGGGGTGAAGAAACGGATGAATGAGGAACAGCAGGGGACAGCGTGGATTGGGGAATagcctgcccagggtcacagagcacATCAGCAGCAGAGtcgggatttgaactcaggtcctgcgcaccgcccccaccccccaccccgccccaacCATTCAGAGAGTGTGGGCAGATGGTGCGTCGGCGCTCAATGCACTCTCCAGTCCCAAGAGCACCCTCCAGCTGGAGTGATTATTCCCAAGCAGGGACCTGGCTCAGGAGGGCAATACGCTCGCGGGCCTGTCTGACCGTCTGACCGAGCCCATGCTCACGCGTCTGCTGCCCCTGTTGCCTCTCAGGGTGCCCCCATGCCCACTGCCCTCTCTACTCCCAGATGGCCCCACCCACCCCTCAGTGGCCCCCGCGCCCCCACCGTGGAAGCGGGCGGCATCCCCACCCCTGCGCTGTGCGCACTCACCCGGGCCTGCTCTGAGTTGGGCTTCTTTCTCCCCCATCCTCATCCGAGCCCCTGTGGATGACCACAGCGGCGTCCATCCAGGCCTGAGTGTCACGAGGGCCACCTTCTCCTGCATCACTGGCCCCCAGCTGTGGCTGTCCTTGCTTGGGGGCCAGCAGGGGGCGGGGGTCTTCACTGCAGCCCATGATCTTCATCTGGATGTGGCTGAAGTCAGGCAGGCTCTGGTCGTAGGCGGCTTCCTCCCACAGCCGGGTGTAGGGAGGCTGGGCACTGGGGGCAGGCAGACAGCAGGAGAAACACAGGCAGTAGGCAAAGACTCACTCAACAGACATCAGTGCTGTCCCTGGCCTGGCCACTCTGGCCACCTGGTCCCCCCGATCTCAAAAAGCCTTTGGGGGTGGTTGCTGTACCCTGTCCCtggatgaggaggctgaggcccaaCAGGGGAGTGGAGGGCGCAGCTCCCACTCTCAGCCCAGGGCTCCTTTCATTCGTGTCTCCAGCGCTAGCCCCAAGGGTCCCGTTTTTCAGAGGAGGACATATCGGCAGTGACCGCCAGCTGTTGGACACTCCTTGCCTCTGGCCGTGTCAGTGGCTCATCTAACCCTCGCCATAACTCTGGGAGATactgggaggaaactgaggcacagggaccAGCTGGCTTGCCCAGGATGACACAGACACTGGTGGGGTGCTGGGTCTCCAGGCATCGTCTTCTGTACTGCTGTCTGCAGCCCCTCTGGAAGTGAGGTTCCCTTGCCCAGGGCCCGGAGTGACAGGGGTGAGCCCATCTCAGGGCGGCCTGAGCCCCGCTCTGTCACAGAGGCTGTCCCCATGTGACCTGTcctgaggctggccccaggtcCACCCGGGGTCTATCGGTCTCATTCCCCTGGGGACATGTGGTTATCTTGTGTGCCAGGAACAAAAATACGCTCACCATCTCCTTCCCCAAGCAAAGTAGGGGCGTCCCAGAGGCCCAGTCACAAACCCTGGACCTGCAGCCTGGCCCCTGAGCACAGCCCCGGGTTGGGGGGCTGGTGCCATGCCTGTCCAGGGCTGTAGTGCCCTCCACCATGTCTGGACAAGCCAGGCCTTGGCTCATCCAGGGATGAAGGCAGGTCCAGCCTGGCTTGCCATTCACTCCCTGTGAGGTTTGGGGCTTGTGATTGTACTtgttgagcctcagtttccacatctgtataAAGGGCCTGACACTCCCCACTTCACAGGGTTTCTCTGAGGCCTCAAGGGGGTAATGGGCACAAAGTGCCTGACTGGGTCTCTGGTGCCCAGGAAGCCCTTCTCACTAAAGACGACCAATGGGTACCAGGTTCTGCTCTTAGCACCTTTCCCGTCTTCCCTCACTCGCCCCTCCCTGAACCCTAGGAGGAAGGCCCCATCagtcccccattttacagagtcGCACAGCCAGAAATGCCGGGCCCCAGGGCTTGTACCGGGGCTACCATCACGCCTCTGTCGGCTAGAGAAGTCGTAGGCACAGCTGTTTGGGATTTAGGGTCAAACCTGTCTGATTCCTGGTCTGCCAGTAATTGGCTGTGAGACAAGACAAAGTCcctgtgcctccgtttcctcacctgtaaaatgggaataatagtgcCCACCCGACCGAGTTCAGTAATCCGTGATTTCTAACAGTGCTTCTCCACAAGAGGGCAGGCAAAGCCAGACGAGCAAGGGGACCAGCTGCCCCCAGGCTCCCGCCCTGACCCCGCCCTCCTGTAAGGGGAGCGTGGCCTGAGGGGCTGCCGCCCTCCCGCCGCCCCGGCACCCACCTCTTCAGCTCGGCGGCAAGCCCGTTCCCCACCAGGCCCGGCGCCTTTGGGGACAGGATGCCTTGCAGGTCGGCGTCCGCAGGCACAAAGGCGATCTGTGGGGCAAAGGGGGCGAGTCTCTGTGGCTGCCACATGCTCCCTGGGCCGCTGTTCCCCCAGAGCACGGTGCAACCTCTCCACATACCCCAGGAGAGAGGGCGACCAAGGGGCCTCCCCGTTTGACAGGGGAAGGGTCTGCTCAGGGCCCAGCACCAGTAGCGGCATGGATCTCTGGGCTCCTGCGCCTGGCTCTGCATTCACCCAgcgtttattgagcaccagctgtgtgccaggcactcttctaggcactAGGGGGCAGCAGGGAGTGAATGAGACTAACATCCCTGCCCTGGAGCAGCTCACATCTACCCTGTCATTTCTGGGGGTCCCTGACCAGCGCCCAgaatgtgcctggcacagagtcagcACTTCATCCCTGTCTGGTGAATGAGTGGAGAGCAGGTCATTGTCAGTGTTTCTTGGCACAGGGGCTGTGGCAGGGGACAGAGAGGTAGATAGCCAGGGTTGTGCCCACCAGCTCCTGTCCCTGAACTTTCAGGGGTCAAGAGGTCTCTGCACGTGCAGCATCACGGGCTGGGCACCAGTGGCGGAGAAGAGGTGGGCATAGAGGAGGCAGTGGGACGAGGCAGAAGGAGCCCTGCCTTCGGGGCCCGGGAGCCTGGGCGAGAAtccttccttcctgtcctctctcctcccagagccTCTCTGGGCTCCGCTGTAAAATGGGGTAGCCTCGAAGAGACATTTGTAGCACTGTTCACAACAGACCACAGGCGGAAGCAGcccagtgtccatcaacggatgaatggatagagaagatgtgggaCAGCCATGCAacggaacattattcagccttaaaaaggaatgaagttctgccacatgctacaacgtagatgaaccttgaagaaataagccagtcacaaaaagacaaattccgtaggattccacttataggaggtGCCTAGAATGGccaaattcgtagagacagaaagtagaagggtgggtgcgaagactggagggaggggggtggggagttCTTGTCGaacggggacagagtttcagttttgcaagacaaaaagagttctggagacggtTGCACCACAACTTGAATATAACTAACGCTGCTGAactgtccacttaaaaatggtgGAGACGGTAAACTTTATGTCATGTGTATTTCACGACAATTAACAAATATAGGGGGCTGGTGCTGCCTGTCTCCTGGGGTCGCTGTGCCGCTTCCGTGAGCTCATATACGAGGAGTCCCCCTCACGGTGCCTGGCACGCGGCAGCTGCTCAGTCACTCACAACTTGATGCTACTGAAGATGAAGTTGCCTGATGTCCCTGAGTCTGGCTCCCCTTGACTGAAAATCTGTCCAATAAGTACTTGACGAGCCCCTACTGTATGACACCAGGTTCATAAACAGCAGCCCCCTTTTCCTTCCCGGAGAGTGCAGTGAGTAAAAGACATTTGTCTGCACAAGAAAAACTGTGTCCTGCTGAGGAGAAGGGAATGATGGATGGAGGGGTTCTGAGAACTCCTGTGAGGGATAAGCTTCCCCCAAAggtctggaaacaaggcaggggcCTGGGTGCATTCCACACCCACTAAGAATGCCCTGCACTTGCGAGCTGGCTCTGTGCTTCTTAGAAgctgccccttcctctgcctcatTACCTCATGGCCCAGtcaccatcctcctcctcctcctcttcaccaccatcaccgtcaccactaccaccaccatcagcatctccttcaacatcatcatcatatcatcaccatcatcactgtcactatcatcaccatcaccgtcattatcaccatcatcatcatcaccattgtgAAAAGCCTGGAGGCAAAGGAAAAGCTGGCACATCTTAGAACACAAGTCCTTTtaagagagggagacaggcagagTTGAAGCTGGGGCAGGGAGACCAGACCATGAAGATCCCAGAACATCAGACTGAAGAGTTCAGCCTTTATCCAGAAGCAATGGGAGCCCTGGAAGAGTTCTTGGCAGGAGAGCGCACAGGCAGAATTGTGTTTAGGCAGAGCATTGAGGGGTCCccaaagggagggagaaaggggggggggagggagtCTCCCAGAGAGGACAGATCCATCAACCACCAATCAGGGGCCCGGTCCTGGGCTCCTGCGGAGCAGGCAGGAGGGGGAATGGCGGACCTGTGGACAGAGGCCAAGCAGGACAGGGGAAGTCCTTCCTCTGCCAGTTCTTCCCCGTCTCTCGGCTCCCCCAGCCTGTCTCAGCTAACGGGGCAGCCtccctgaccccccccccccaggagggctgcccacttcctcctcctctcacaaGGCCGAGCCCAGCCGACCACAGATGTGACAAGTCAACTTCAGAATTCAATGAGACGAGCCAGATGGAGGTGCCAGGCCATGCCCAGCCACAGCAGCTTCTGTCCTTTGAGGAACCGGAGATGTCCTCTGAGCTCCTACagtcttgggttcaaattctgccttAGTCCAGGAGACCACtatctctcacctggaccagAGAGGCAGCCTCCTCACTGAGCTGGCTGCCCCAGagccttccttctcctccaggaTGTCAGCCTGACGACTTTCGGAACTGAAAGCTGATTGTGTCCCCCTTGGGCCCCTCAACTAGAGGGTAAGCTCCAGCTGCCTtggactgcagccctggccccacGGAGCTGAGTCCACTCCCTCCCGTCGACCCTCCCCACCTTCCAGCGGCCGCGCGGACCCACTTATCTTGCTCTTTCACCTCATTTCTTGGATCATACTGTTCCTTCCACCTGCAGTGTCTTTCCCCTTCTCTGCCTAGTGAGCTTCTACTTAAGCCACAAAGCCCAGCTCATCTTCTCTCTGAAGCCCACTCCCTCCCCATCAGGCAGAAAGTTGTCTTCTCCGCAAGAACCCCAGCCCCTCGAAGACAGGGACGGCTTAATTCACTTGGGTATTGGCTCCCCTCACCCCCGTATCTTAACTGGCTAATTCCATCCCTTTTCTTTATAGCTCTTTCCATCCA
The genomic region above belongs to Equus caballus isolate H_3958 breed thoroughbred chromosome 2, TB-T2T, whole genome shotgun sequence and contains:
- the BSND gene encoding barttin yields the protein MADEKTFRIGFIVLGLFLLALGTFLMSHDRPQVYGTFYAMGSIMVIGGVIWSMCQCYPKIAFVPADADLQGILSPKAPGLVGNGLAAELKSAQPPYTRLWEEAAYDQSLPDFSHIQMKIMGCSEDPRPLLAPKQGQPQLGASDAGEGGPRDTQAWMDAAVVIHRGSDEDGGERSPTQSRPGPPACPQGSAPLASFPDDLDTGSSEGGSPRPSPPEGEQPPACRCRLDPFHDFALIDAPTSEDRPPEGQWREAALSSSWQRSPRTEEEEEEEASDTGAEEPEREEEDLYYGLPDGPGDPLPDKEVGFEPDAQG